One Dictyostelium discoideum AX4 chromosome 3 chromosome, whole genome shotgun sequence genomic region harbors:
- the bloc1s1 gene encoding GCN5-like 1 domain-containing protein, whose amino-acid sequence MLSKLVKDHQTHQNKLKEENEVLKKEAIASMGVVTNGLIDSVNTGVACIFANQKKLETEARLLQANTAKFSKQTNQWIHLIENFNNSLKEIGDVENWSKKIESDMHNISDIIEFLYINSNPIQQQPQQQPQQQQQ is encoded by the exons atgttatcaAAATTAGTTAAAGATCATCAAACacatcaaaataaattaaaagaagagaATG aggtattaaaaaaagaagcaATAGCATCAATGGGTGTTGTAACTAATGGATTAATAGATTCAGTTAATACAGGTGTTGCATGTATATTTGcaaatcaaaagaaattagaaacAGAGGCAAGATTATTACAAGCCAATACAgcaaaattctcaaaacaaacaaatcaatggattcatttaattgaaaactttaataattcattaaaagaaattggtgatgttgaaAATTGGTCAAAAAAGATCGAAAGTGATATGCATAATATCTCTGATATCAtagaatttttatatataaactCAAAtccaattcaacaacaaccacaacaacaaccacaacaacaacaacaataa